A genomic stretch from Aedes albopictus strain Foshan chromosome 2, AalbF5, whole genome shotgun sequence includes:
- the LOC115260524 gene encoding uncharacterized protein LOC115260524, translated as MVQIYGVPFRVEIYLFPIKQCSNCWMFTHKTKDCKKTKKCGKCGGEQHENQDCGAQPKCINCRGQHPADDRECKERIRQRKIKEAMQKERIPLVEAAERFPKESNRFALLARMDEFPELEDISDDSEDERGTQSGEGKRAAETGRKQHKRGKPISRTTRKENHKRTADETGEEVERHKENENKHGAEIKKLKRRVDRMEKNWKAIGKIVRLQNAVEGELREAKDQLALEGLIIKICTVLKEIVSELGENIDREDHSAEESVDMENE; from the coding sequence ATGGTGCAAATCTACGGAGTGCCCTTCAGAGTGGAAATTTACCTCTTTCCCATCAAGCAATGCTCAAATTGCTGGATGTTCACCCACAAGACTAAAGACTGCAAGAAGACGAAAAAATGTGGAAAGTGTGGAGGGGAGCAGCACGAGAATCAAGATTGCGGAGCCCAACCGAAGTGCATAAACTGCAGAGGACAGCACCCCGCGGATGACCGGGAGTGCAAAGAAAGGATACGTCAACGAAAGATAAAGGAAGCGATGCAGAAAGAACGGATACCGCTGGTGGAAGCAGCGGAAAGATTTCCGAAGGAGAGCAACAGATTCGCGCTGCTAGCCAGGATGGACGAATTCCCGGAGCTAGAAGACATCAGTGACGACAGCGAGGATGAAAGAGGCACCCAATCAGGAGAAGGTAAACGAGCAGCGGAAACGGGAAGAAAGCAACACAAACGAGGAAAGCCGATAAGCAGAACAACCAGGAAGGAAAACCACAAACGAACAGCGGATGAAACAGGAGAGGAAGTAGAGCGACACAAGGAAAACGAAAACAAGCACGGGGCGGAAATAAAGAAGCTAAAACGAAGAGTGGATCGAATGGAGAAGAACTGGAAAGCGATAGGGAAGATAGTCAGACTGCAAAATGCAGTAGAAGGGGAGCTGCGTGAGGCGAAAGACCAACTGGCATTGGAAGGATTGATCATCAAAATATGCACAGTTCTGAAGGAGATAGTTAGCGAACTAGGAGAAAACATAGACAGAGAAGACCACAGTGCGGAAGAATCAGTTGACATGGAAAATGAGTAA
- the LOC115262807 gene encoding uncharacterized protein LOC115262807: MDKNLRRSERANAGTVPKRFDSFTVNLPTLVDREMLRTPPPHVHPREQSSDLPNNDHPSGIEDKQVGKSVASGKTGRSSRVSKYSSLSSASSKRIRELELRQQLEDEEYRLSLEQDRIQAEVQLKELQIKRDLELKKQQKQVEYLRKKHEREIQMDELRSQSEVSSRASSKSSLSNRVNGWMEGVATANQTTDQQNPIIETFGTEFPVQPVPSLHPRGEDGQPNAAAVTDVLSQAFKALQTRQIRELPTFNGSIMDWPIFENEFKTSTAELKLTNRDNLRRLNTALQGKARRAVEALLSSAENVELIMKMLKSNFGRTEWVVANRLEVLRNLDYVRDGNIESFRFFYNAVVGTATALKNVGAEMYLLNPELIAHLTEKLPSFSRQLWIRHKAELLRTSEVVDFQAFLRWLEDEMENQLASINPTFAGRKPASNPKPKAPVLHVSNEDGETKCPLCSATDHFSLVKCEKFRRLSVEQRRSAARSCKVCYVCLKNDHNRQKCPSSKTCAVCDKNHHELVHSGDNPRQPSQKPDIQSETSENLCHVAARSSNTLLRVGKVRIRNGSEIHDVFALFDEGSSSSLIDASLAERMKLSGPVTPVTYRWTNGITHRDEDSMILSLQISGPSEQSSWYQLNNMRTIKGINLPQINLDLDKIQRLYPMVDDDKLEAIQGAVPQILIGSNNAGLIVPLKTIQYTLQGLQLTRCHLGWTIHGEIEPKEADTSEQIHILMSSETTDMDLTNLVKQMFKVEDFGITRQDPKMSEEDERALDIMNRTLKRRGNHFEVGQLYKYNNFTFPDSKPQALRRLQCMEKKMDTDSQFADKYCQKIQEYLDKGYARKLDPAELGETANTWYLPHFCVTNASKFRLVMDAKAKSHGFSLNDLLLKGPDFVPSLVSVLMRGRRKKIAFMADIKEMFHQVHIRAADQNSQRFFWRGMNRTHTPDVYVMNVMIFGAVSSPSIAQYIKNFNAKEIEEQLPGVERAIVEQHYVDDFFDCADSEEDAVELIHRVITAHEEGGFKLVKFRSNSEAVIQSIDSSLCADIDDEQTCAKILGLNWDLTSDEFVFSMEFPQLDKSFRSGEVIPTKRQLLKFMMSIFDPLNILSPITVQLRIIFQELWRLQIGWDDLLPDGLVPKWKEWLVETGKLHEVRIPRYYFPGLATFGSADLHAFCDASDKAFACVVYLVHRCGEKSNVSLVMAKAKVAPLKSQTIPRLELQGCVLASQMVRTIQDELKIEVTSCHFWTDSKICLAWLSTTEKQTAYIGSRVTKIKDNGHYTSMWHWIPSNLNVADLGTKSSKFPAIEDWIKGPDFLYQSRNMWPLENDLALSDEESVNFHTGLDSCRAENVMCFQTLAEEVQLIT; the protein is encoded by the exons ATGGATAAAAACCTGCGAAGAAGCGAGAGAGCTAACGCTGGTACAGTCCCAAAACGATTCGATAGTTTCACCGTCAATCTTCCTACCCTGGTGGACAGAGAAATGCTCCGTACACCCCCGCCGCATGTGCACCCTCGGGAACAGTCATCCGATCTTCCCAACAATGACCATCCATCTGGTATCGAAGATAAGCAGGTAGGAAAAAGCGTGGCTTCAGGAAAAACTGGCCGAAGTTCACGAGTTAGTAAATATTCGTCGTTGTCGAGCGCTTCTTCGAAACGAATCAGAGAATTAGAGTTAAGACAGCAGTTAGAAGATGAGGAGTACAGGTTATCTCTAGAACAAGATAGGATACAGGCTGAGGTACAGTTAAAAGAACTGCAAATTAAAAGAGACTTAGAGCTAAAAAAGCAGCAGAAGCAGGTTGAGTATTTGAGGAAAAAGCACGAACGTGAAATTCAAATGGATGAATTGCGATCTCAATCCGAGGTATCGAGTCGGGCGTCAAGCAAAAGTAGTTTGTCCAATCGGGTTAATGGTTGGATGGAGGGTGTGGCAACTGCTAATCAAACAACGGATCAACAAAATCCCATTATCGAGACCTTCGGAACGGAGTTTCCAGTACAACCTGTACCAAGCTTGCACCCAAGAGGCGAGGATGGTCAACCTAATGCTGCAGCGGTGACGGACGTACTCTCCCAGGCCTTCAAAGCTTTGCAGACAAGACAGATAAGAGAGCTGCCCACGTTCAACGGTAGCATCATGGACTGGCCGATCTTCGAGAATGAGTTCAAAACCTCAACTGCTGAGTTGAAACTGACCAACCGTGATAACCTGCGCAGACTCAATACCGCATTGCAAGGAAAAGCGCGTAGAGCCGTTGAAGCCTTGTTATCTTCAGCTGAAAATGTGGAACTGATCATGAAGATGTTGAAGTCAAACTTTGGTCGAACGGAATGGGTTGTAGCCAACCGTCTCGAGGTTCTGCGAAATCTGGATTATGTAAGAGACGGAAATATTGAATCATTCAGATTTTTCTACAACGCTGTAGTTGGTACGGCAACCGCACTGAAAAACGTAGGAGCAGAAATGTATTTGTTGAATCCTGAACTCATCGCACATCTCACCGAAAAATTGCCAAGCTTCAGTAGGCAACTGTGGATCCGTCACAAGGCAGAGCTCCTGAGAACAAGTGAGGTAGTCGACTTCCAGGCATTTTTGCGGTGGTTGGAGGATGAAATGGAGAATCAGCTGGCAAGCATTAATCCAACGTTTGCAGGACGGAAACCAGCATCGAATCCGAAACCTAAGGCACCAGTTCTACATGTCAGTAACGAGGATGGGGAAACCAAGTGTCCCCTATGCAGCGCAACAGATCATTTTTCGTTGGTAAAATGCGAAAAATTTCGTAGATTATCGGTGGAGCAACGTCGGTCTGCGGCTAGGAGCTGCAAAGTTTGCTACGTCTGCCTTAAGAATGATCACAATCGTCAAAAGTGTCCATCGTCAAAAACTTGTGCAGTGTGCGATAAGAATCATCATGAGTTGGTGCACTCTGGTGATAATCCGAGACAGCCGTCACAAAAGCCGGATATCCAATCCGAAACGTCCGAGAATCTGTGCCACGTAGCTGCAAGAAGTTCGAACACACTACTCCGTGTTGGGAAGGTCAGAATACGAAATGGAAGTGAAATTCATGACGTATTCGCTTTGTTCGATGAAGGATCGTCCAGTTCTTTGATCGATGCTTCGCTGGCAGAAAGGATGAAGTTATCTGGACCGGTGACGCCCGTCACATATCGTTGGACAAATGGAATCACACACAGAGATGAAGATTCGATGATACTCTCGCTTCAAATATCCGGCCCGAGTGAGCAATCGTCTTGGTATCAGCTCAACAACATGCGGACAATCAAAGGCATAAATCTACCGCAAATAAATCTGGATTTAGACAAGATACAACGCTTGTATCCGATGGTAGACGACGACAAACTAGAAGCTATACAAGGTGCAGTGCCGCAGATACTAATTGGATCCAACAACGCTGGCCTCATCGTACCTTTAAAAACTATCCAATACACACTACAAGGACTACAACTGACACGTTGTCATCTAGGCTGGACAATTCATGGTGAAATCGAACCGAAAGAAGCTGATACCTCTGAACAGATCCACATCCTCATGAGCTCAGAGACAACTGATATGGATCTAACAAACTTGGTCAAACAGATGTTCAAGGTGGAGGATTTCGGAATTACACGTCAAGATCCAAAAATGTCAGAGGAAGATGAACGCGCCCTGGATATAATGAACCGGACCCTGAAACGTCGTGGCAATCATTTTGAAGTGGGACAGCTGTACAAGTACAACAACTTCACTTTTCCAGACAGTAAGCCGCAAGCCCTACGTCGCCTGCAGTGTATGGAAAAGAAGATGGACACTGATTCACAATTCGCCGACAAGTACTGCCAGAAGATACAAGAGTATTTGGATAAAGGATATGCTCGGAAACTGGACCCGGCTGAACTAGGAGAGACTGCCAATACTTGGTATCTCCCTCACTTTTGCGTAACCAATGCTAGCAAGTTCAGGTTAGTCATGGACGCAAAAGCGAAATCACACGGATTCTCACTAAACGATCTGTTGTTGAAAGGTCCAGACTTCGTTCCATCGTTGGTTTCTGTGTTGATGCGAGGACGCAGAAAGAAAATTGCATTCATGGCGGACATTAAAGAAATGTTCCACCAGGTTCACATACGTGCAGCAGATCAGAACTCCCAAAGATTCTTCTGGCGTGGTATGAACCGAACACACACCCCTGATGTATATGTGATGAACGTGATGATCTTCGGAGCGGTGTCGTCTCCATCAATAGCGCAATATATTAAGAATTTCAACGCCAAGGAGATAGAAGAGCAACTGCCTGGAGTGGAACGCGCCATTGTGGAACAACATTACGTGGATGATTTCTTCGATTGTGCGGATTCAGAAGAGGATGCAGTCGAGCTTATCCACCGAGTAATTACTGCACATGAGGAAGGAGGTTTCAAGTTGGTGAAGTTTCGATCAAATTCCGAAGCGGTGATTCAGTCCATTGACTCATCGCTCTGTGCAGACATCGATGATGAACAAACGTGTGCAAAAATACTTGGATTGAACTGGGATTTAACATCCGATGAATTCGTTTTCTCGATGGAGTTTCCTCAATTGGACAAATCCTTCCGGTCTGGTGAAGTAATCCCTACGAAGCGTCAACTGCTCAAGTTCATGATGAGTATATTCGATCCTTTGAATATTTTGAGCCCGATCACCGTCCAGCTGAGGATTATTTTCCAGGAACTTTGGCGTCTACAGATCGGTTGGGATGACCTGTTGCCTGACGGTCTGGTACCAAAGTGGAAGGAGTGGCTGGTAGAAACAGGAAAGCTGCATGAAGTTCGGATTCCAAGGTATTACTTCCCAGGACTTGCAACTTTCGGCAGTGCTGACCTTCACGCATTCTGCGATGCAAGCGATAAAGCCTTTGCTTGTGTAGTCTACTTAGTTCATCGGTGTGGTGAGAAATCAAATGTGTCCCTCGTGATGGCGAAAGCTAAAGTGGCGCCTTTGAAGTCGCAGACCATCCCGCGATTGGAGCTACAAGGATGTGTGCTAGCCAGTCAGATGGTACGAACAATACAGGATGAGCTTAAGATTGAAGTAACGTCATGTCACTTCTGGACcgattccaaaatttgccttGCCTGGCTCAGTACTACTGAGAAACAAACGGCATACATTGGATCAAGGGTGACCAAAATCAAGGACAATGGACACTACACGAGCATGTGGCACTGGATTCCTTCTAATTTAAACGTTGCTGATTTGGGAACAAAATCTTCCAAGTTTCCGGCGATCGAGGATTGGATCAAAGGTCCTGATTTCCTTTATCAGTCCCGTAACATGTGGCCGCTGGAGAATGACCTCGccttgtcagatgaagaatccgtGAACTTCCATACAGGTTTGGATAGCTGTCGCGCAGAAAACGTCATGTGCTTCCAAACGCTAGCTGAAGAAGTACAG CTTATTACCTGA
- the LOC134286857 gene encoding uncharacterized protein LOC134286857, protein MKYHEDPNKRFTSNNSYLTEVADLHNDVLHQTGSRGLDNKQQISEWTLSRQDINTRIGRPTQKKENTNKEVLRTQVLELLQTKYKDYYKIYTDASKTAMGTAIAFVDTQNNSQVARKINENYSIMNAELLAIREALRYTQEKQLDRVVILTDSKSACEAIKNTENANDNFLVFDINQLRNQLIQRNIKIQWIPSHIDVRGNDLADRAAVQATTQRQDMFVGLTLGDTLRLAKKEIWSKWTRLYQEISTEKGKYRFQIQNEPGTTIWCQKMDLSTHEKIMLSRIRSGHSLTKDRKYTWKWADTENCDTCGAKEDIEHILYHCSKYNNIRAKHDILINQKPLNEILNEGSEEEYKSITKFLTEGKIAI, encoded by the coding sequence ATGAAGTATCACGAGGATCCCAACAAGCGCTTCACATCAAACAACAGCTATCTGACAGAAGTGGCAGATCTACACAACGACGTTCTACACCAAACGGGAAGCAGAGGACTGGACAACAAACAACAAATCAGCGAATGGACCCTGAGCCGACAAGACATCAACACACGTATAGGACGACCAACACAGAAAAAGGAAAACACAAACAAGGAAGTTTTGAGGACACAAGTTCTGGAACTGCTGCAAACAAAATACAAGGACTACTATAAGATCTACACCGACGCTTCAAAAACGGCTATGGGCACAGCAATCGCCTTTGTGGACACCCAAAACAACTCCCAAGTGGCCAGAAAAATCAACGAAAACTACAGTATAATGAACGCCGAACTGCTAGCCATTCGAGAAGCACTTAGATATACGCAAGAGAAACAACTAGACAGAGTGGTAATCTTGACGGACTCGAAAAGCGCTTGTGAAGCCATCAAAAACACAGAAAATGCCAACGACAACTTCCTAGTATTCGacatcaaccagttaagaaaCCAACTGATTCAGCGGAACATAAAAATCCAGTGGATTCCCAGCCACATAGATGTCAGAGGGAACGACCTAGCAGACCGAGCAGCAGTACAAGCGACAACCCAAAGACAAGACATGTTCGTGGGGCTAACTCTGGGCGATACACTCAGACTGGCCAAAAAAGAAATATGGAGCAAATGGACACgactttatcaagaaatttcgacCGAGAAAGGAAAGTACCGTTTCCAGATACAAAACGAGCCCGGAACCACCATATGGTGCCAAAAGATGGACCTGAGCACACACGAGAAGATAATGTTATCCAGGATTCGAAGCGGGCACAGTCTGACCAAGGATCGTAAATATACATGGAAGTGGGCTGACACAGAAAACTGTGACACCTGCGGAGCCAAAGAGGACATCGAACATATCCTATATCACTGTTCGAAATACAACAACATAAGAGCAAAGCACGATATTCTAATCAACCAAAAGCCACTCAACGAAATACTCAATGAAGGCAGCGAGGAAGAGTACAAATCGATAACGAAGTTCCTGACGGAGGGCAAAATAGCAATCTAG
- the LOC134288472 gene encoding elongation factor Tu-like, producing the protein MSTYVALRAVLNPVARKTLTQFLFNTGASLNAARICPTICQKRFYAEKVVFKRDKPHCNVGTIGHVDHGKTTLTAAITKVLADKDLAESKKYADIDNAPEEKARGITINVAHIEYQTENRHYGHTDCPGHADYIKNMITGTAQMDGAILVVAATDGAMPQTREHLLLAKQIGVNHIVVFINKVDAADQEMVDLVEMEIRELMSEMGFDGDNVPVIKGSALCALEGKSPEIGADAVMKLLEEVDKYVPTPTRDLDKPFLLPVESVHSIPGRGTVVTGRLERGVVKKGMECEFVGYNKVIKSTITGVEMFHKILEEAQAGDQLGALVRGIKRDDIKRGMVMCKPGSVKANDNFEAQVYILSKEEGGRHKPFTSFIQLQMFSRTWDCATQVQIPGKEMVMPGEDAKLQLRLMRPMVIEQGQRFTLRDGHITLGTGVVTKVLSPLSEKERMSLVEGRKAREKASGKA; encoded by the exons ATGTCTACCTACGTTGCGTTGCGTGCGGTTTTGAACCCAG TGGCCCGCAAGACACTGACCCAGTTCCTGTTCAACACCGGTGCCAGTTTGAATGCGGCTCGCATCTGTCCGACCATCTGCCAGAAGCGATTCTACGCCGAGAAGGTAGTGTTCAAACGGGACAAACCGCACTGCAACGTCGGAACGATCGGTCATGTTGACCACGGTAAGACTACCCTGACGGCCGCTATCACCAAAGTGCTCGCCGATAAGGATCTGGCCGAGAGCAAAAAGTACGCCGACATTGACAACGCACCGGAAGAGAAGGCGCGAGGAATCACGATTAATGTTGCTCACATTGAGTACCAGACGGAGAATCGGCACTACGGCCATACCGATTGTCCCGGACATGCCGATTACATTAAGAACATGATTACCGGAACGGCCCAGATGGATGGAGCCATCCTGGTGGTGGCCGCGACGGACGGTGCTATGCCGCAAACGAGAGAACATCTGCTGCTGGCCAAGCAGATCGGTGTCAATCACATCGTCGTCTTCATCAACAAGGTGGACGCGGCCGATCAGGAGATGGTAGATCTGGTGGAGATGGAAATCCGCGAACTGATGTCCGAGATGGGCTTCGACGGGGATAACGTCCCCGTCATTAAGGGATCGGCTCTGTGCGCCTTGGAGGGCAAGAGCCCTGAAATTGGCGCCGACGCCGTCATGAAGCTGCTGGAGGAAGTGGACAAGTATGTTCCGACGCCTACTCGGGACTTGGACAAACCGTTCCTGCTGCCGGTGGAATCGGTGCATAGCATTCCCGGTCGCGGCACTGTGGTCACGGGACGTTTGGAACGCGGCGTTGTCAAGAAGGGCATGGAGTGCGAGTTCGTTGGATACAACAAG GTAATCAAATCGACCATCACCGGCGTCGAAATGTTCCACAAGattctggaggaagcccaggcCGGCGATCAGCTGGGTGCCCTGGTGCGCGGTATCAAACGTGACGACATCAAGCGCGGAATGGTGATGTGCAAGCCGGGATCGGTCAAGGCCAACGACAACTTCGAAGCGCAGGTGTACATCCTGAGCAAGGAGGAAGGCGGTCGCCACAAGCCGTTCACTAGCTTCATCCAGCTGCAGATGTTCTCGCGTACGTGGGACTGCGCCACCCAGGTGCAAATTCCCGGCAAGGAGATGGTCATGCCCGGTGAGGATGCCAAGCTGCAGCTGCGTCTGATGAGGCCCATGGTCATTGAGCAGGGCCAGCGGTTCACTCTGCGCGACGGACACATTACGTTGGGAACCGGTGTCGTTACCAAGGTGTTGTCGCCGCTGAGCGAAAAGGAGCGAATGTCGCTGGTGGAAGGCAGGAAGGCTCGTGAGAAGGCTTCCGGAAAGGCCTAA
- the LOC109417959 gene encoding alanine--tRNA ligase, mitochondrial, with product MFFPFLRAPKRFSTLNRYATRLYGSNHHQWSSNRIRQQFVDYFVGENGHRFVRSSSVVPFSDPTIAFVNAGMNQFKNVFLGTAEPPCPRAVNSQKCIRVGGKHNDVSVVGSDGYHHTFFEMLGNWSFGDYFKREACEMAWRLLTEVYGIDRRRLYVSYFGGDETMGLPADLECRDVWAGLGIPPERIIPFGARDNFWEMGNSGPCGPCTEIHIDHSDRFMDTEGRKHLVNAGVPDLTEVWNIVFIQYNRSLEDGRISDLPQRHVDTGLGLERLVAHLQNKNSNYDTDLFVPIFNRIQKVSKKNSYQGIFDSTDPRCQLDTAYRIVADHSRMITACLSDGMFPSQNHKLRRILRRSLSLSERIFSSPSLLQELIPVVVDILGATYTEMHKKQQQTLQIIQHEEQSYRQLCADLSSDSRALLKEYTYFDEAEVTDHPGLPYALREIKRLKTKQGLRRLDGEMIHKMYDTYGLDEDLLVKIGEFEQLELDIEGYGAYSKRIKEGAKLELATRLQESLNASHGFSQGLNQAQHCPTRNEYKYNYVYNADKHLYEIPMLKTKITSIVTADTNDNALCHVITEKSNFYFESGGQQSDRGSLALASDPSIQFQVKAVGEHQGFVIHSLNRKAAQSLAVGDEVILTVDPIVRSSNIMHHTATHLLNAAARNVLAVPMCQRSSFVGDKGLKLELAVCGARIGPDEVDAVEQQIRQCIMRNEPVRVRVCNASDVDLDKVTIIPGEVYPEKGLRLVEIGQSTSTEFCCGTHAQSTGELQDFCITNVTQNKSGCYTFFAIAGQAAIKAHQLGAQIQNDVGHLKHDMDQQLSKDMSNIDARMQRLKNVLLVGSENNINLPYAVRQRCLDVINDLYRRLKDHTRESLRELIDIEMKNLQQEYPLASNPFIVHFLESSIILDEVQLSKATRYFPDRPILVLSITDDQVKARATVPPSCVNEHFDAQKWLRTVGAVFKSGVAAPKGQNPAEVCNMKSRKVKTLQFESLLERALKESSDFARVNMK from the exons ATGTTCTTTCCTTTCCTGCGTGCACCGAAACGATTCAGCACTTTGAACCGGTACGCGACGCGATTGTACGGCAGCAACCACCACCAGTGGAGCTCCAACCGGATTCGGCAGCAGTTTGTCGATTACTTCGTCGGCGAAAATGGGCACCGTTTTGTGCGGTCCAGCTCGGTGGTACCGTTCAGTGATCCGACGATCGCCTTCGTCAACGCCGGCATGAACCAGTTCAAGAATGTGTTCCTGGGGACGGCGGAACCGCCTTGTCCCAGAGCGGTCAACTCTCAGAAGTGCATCCGGGTTGGCGGGAAGCACAACGATGTGAGCGTGGTCGGAAGTGACGGATACCATCATACGTTTTTCGAGATGTTGGGCAATTGGTCGTTTGGGGATTACTTCAAACGGGAGGCTTGCGAGATGGCCTGGCGGCTGCTGACCGAGGTGTATGGGATTGACCGGAGACGGTTGTACGTGAGCTACTTCGGAGGCGATGAAACAATGGGATTGCCTGCTGATCTGGAGTGCAGGGACGTTTGGGCCGGGTTAGG CATTCCTCCGGAACGAATCATCCCATTCGGAGCACGCgacaatttctgggaaatggggaACTCAGGCCCGTGCGGACCCTGTACGGAAATTCACATCGATCACTCTGATCGGTTTATGGATACCGAGGGCAGGAAGCATCTGGTAAATGCCGGTGTGCCGGATTTGACCGAAGTGTGGAATATAGTGTTCATACAGTACAACCGTAGTTTAGAAGACGGTCGAATCAGCGATCTACCTCAAAGACACGTCGACACTGGGCTGGGCTTGGAGCGATTGGTAGCCCATCTGCAGAACAAAAACAGCAATTACGATACGGATTTGTTCGTGCCCATATTTAATCGCATACAAAAG GTGTCGAAAAAGAACAGTTATCAAGGCATATTCGACTCAACAGATCCACGATGCCAGTTGGATACTGCATATCGGATCGTTGCCGATCATTCCAGAATGATAACTGCTTGTTTATCGGATGGGATGTTTCCTTCGCAAAA CCACAAATTGCGACGGATTCTGAGACGATCGCTATCCCTATCCGAGCGGATATTCTCCTCTCCATCGCTACTGCAAGAACTGATCCCAGTGGTTGTCGATATCTTGGGAGCGACCTATACCGAAATGCACAAAAAGCAGCAGCAGACACTGCAGATCATCCAACACGAAGAGCAGTCCTATCGTCAGCTTTGCGCCGATTTGTCTTCCGATTCGCGGGCTTTACTCAAGGAATACACCTACTTCGATGAGGCGGAAGTAACCGATCATCCCGGTTTGCCATATGCATTGAGAgagatcaaaaggctgaaaacgaaACAAGGCCTGCGACGGTTAGATGGGGAAATGATCCACAAAATGTATGATACGTATGGATTAGATGAAGATTTGCTAGTCAAAATTGGTGAATTTGAACAGCTAGAACTAGATATTGAAGGCTACGGTGCCTATTCGAAACGTATCAAAGAAGGAGCAAAACTCGAACTGGCTACCCGCTTACAAGAAAGTCTGAACGCTTCCCACGGGTTTAGTCAAGGTTTGAACCAAGCGCAACACTGTCCAACTCGAAACGAATACAAGTACAACTATGTGTACAACGCAGATAAGCATTTATATGAGATTCCCATGCTGAAAACCAAGATTACCTCAATAGTGACGGCGGATACAAATGACAACGCTCTTTGTCACGTGATTACCGAGAAGAGCAATTTCTATTTCGAATCCGGTGGCCAGCAGAGTGATCGAGGAAGCCTAGCCCTAGCCTCCGATCCATCAATTCAGTTCCAGGTGAAGGCCGTCGGTGAACATCAAGGATTCGTCATACATTCCTTGAATAGAAAAGCCGCGCAGAGCTTGGCCGTTGGTGACGAAGTCATTCTAACGGTCGATCCGATCGTTCGAAGCTCCAACATCATGCATCATACGGCGACGCATCTGTTGAACGCTGCGGCACGGAATGTCCTTGCCGTGCCGATGTGCCAGCGATCCAGCTTCGTAGGAGACAAAGGACTCAAGCTGGAGCTGGCAGTGTGCGGTGCCAGGATTGGACCCGATGAGGTCGATGCTGTGGAACAACAGATCCGGCAGTGTATCATGCGGAACGAGCCGGTGAGGGTGCGCGTCTGCAATGCCAGCGACGTTGATTTGGATAAG GTCACTATAATCCCCGGCGAGGTGTACCCAGAAAAGGGTCTCCGCTTGGTAGAAATAGGTCAATCTACCTCAACCGAGTTCTGTTGCGGTACCCACGCTCAATCAACGGGAGAACTGCAGGACTTCTGCATCACCAACGTGACCCAAAACAAATCCGGCTGTTACACTTTCTTTGCCATTGCCGGTCAAGCTGCCATCAAAGCCCACCAGCTAGGAGCCCAAATCCAGAACGATGTCGGCCATCTAAAACACGATATGGACCAGCAGTTGTCCAAGGACATGAGCAACATCGATGCCCGTATGCAGCGGTTGAAGAATGTGCTTCTAGTCGGTTCCGAGAACAACATCAACCTGCCGTATGCTGTTCGACAGCGGTGCCTGGATGTGATCAACGACCTCTACAGACGGTTGAAGGATCACACCCGGGAATCACTGCGCGAGCTGATCGATATCGAGATGAAAAATCTCCAACAAGAGTATCCTCTGGCTTCGAACCCGTTCATCGTGCATTTTCTGGAAAGTTCCATCATTCTGGACGAAGTTCAGTTAAGTAAGGCCACCCGCTACTTTCCGGATCGCCCCATCCTGGTGTTGAGCATTACCGATGATCAGGTCAAAGCCCGAGCCACCGTACCGCCATCCTGTGTCAACGAACACTTCGATGCGCAGAAATGGCTTAGAACGGTGGGTGCGGTGTTCAAATCCGGTGTGGCCGCTCCGAAGGGCCAGAATCCGGCGGAAGTTTGCAATATGAAGAGCAGGAAGGTGAAAACGTTACAGTTTGAATCGTTGCTCGAACGGGCACTCAAGGAGTCGTCCGATTTCGCCAGAGTAAATATGAAGTGA